The following proteins are co-located in the Enoplosus armatus isolate fEnoArm2 chromosome 8, fEnoArm2.hap1, whole genome shotgun sequence genome:
- the LOC139288550 gene encoding acidic mammalian chitinase-like, with product MAFLALATNISWSPAVKLTYNAISPLLDSKPVTFVLSFQTCNYVDESTIQLIPDQRAPYATTKNQWVGFDNKASLSTKVSYLKSNNFGGAFVWSLDLDDFSGQFCKQGNYPFISHLHNLLVPGFPGLATTTPPTTTTTTPTTVYEGNPCDGKSDGVYTNPNNLNSFYHCANQRTHIKYCQPNLVFIQSLRRCEWPTTTPFTTTTTTTTPIPTTVSKGNPCDGKSDGVYTNPNNLNSFYHCANQITHIQKCPDGLVFKDSCKCCNFP from the exons ATGGCTTTTCTGGCATTAGCAACCAACATCAGCTGGTCCCCAGCAGTGAAACTGACATACAACGCTATCAGTCCTTTACTGGACTCAAAACCAG TGACATTTGTCCTTTCTTTTCAGACTTGCAATTATGTTGATGAGAGTACAATCCAGCTGATTCCTGATCAGAGAGCTCcatatgcaacaacaaaaaatcaaTGGGTCGGATTTGACAACAAAGCCAGTCTTAGTACAAAG gTCAGTTACCTAAAATCTAACAACTTTGGAGGAGCCTTTGTCTGGTCTCTGGACCTGGACGACTTTAGTGGACAGTTCTGTAAACAGGGAAACTACCCCTTCATCAGCCACCTGCATAATCTCCTGGTTCCAG GTTTTCCTGGCCTTGCCACcacaactccccctaccacaacaacaacaac TCCTACTACTGTATATGAAGGAAACCCATGTGATGGAAAGAGTGATGGGGTTTACACGAACCCTAATAACTTAAATTCTTTTTACCACTGTGCTAATCAGAGAACCCACATCAAATATTGCCAACCAAATTTGGTCTTCATACAAAGCCTCAGACGCTGTGAATGGCCCACCACAACTCCCTttaccacaaccacaaccacaaccactccCATTCCCACAACTGTATCTAAAGGAAACCCCTGTGATGGAAAGAGTGATGGGGTTTACACGAACCCAAATAACTTAAATTCTTTTTACCACTGTGCTAATCAGATAACCCAC ATCCAAAAGTGCCCAGATGGTTTGGTCTTTAAAGACAGTTGCAAATGCTGTAACTTTCCCTAA